In a single window of the Bos taurus isolate L1 Dominette 01449 registration number 42190680 breed Hereford chromosome 23, ARS-UCD2.0, whole genome shotgun sequence genome:
- the STMND1 gene encoding stathmin domain-containing protein 1 — protein MGCGPSQPGEERRRVPAPRKGWEEGFKADVGVAHRPQIETSLPEDAMGSPGDLDKQAHLGSLPGTIPESFPSPSERNGRLNSDLVINGLIHKPQPLENRERQKSSDILEELIVQGIIQSHSKVFRNGESYDVMVSTTEKPLRKPPARLKKLKVKKEGKDFTMKDIEEKMQAVEACRKTKEEEIRKRLQSDRLPAPAHHSDSAELVGEDIVFAKGLKTVSCAEFEPSDLQEGKLLKRKKSTSETTSDDRNYSYENIGAVESDASYNQADGVF, from the exons GCTGATGTCGGCGTGGCTCATAGACCCCAGATCGAAACTTCACTTCCTGAGGATGCAATGGGCAGCCCTGGAGACCTGGACAAGCAGGCCCACTTGGGAAGCTTACCTGGAACTATTCCAGAAAGTTTCCCATCTCCTAGTGAAAGAAACGGAAGACTAAATTCAG ACCTAGTGATCAATGGATTAATCCATAAACCCCAACCCTTAGAGAATCGAGAGCGACAAAAGTCATCAGACATTCTGGAGGAGTTAATTGTCCAAGGAATAATACAGAGCCACAGCAAAGTATTTAGAAATGGAGAATCATATGATGTCATG GTGAGCACTACTGAGAAGCCACTGAGAAAGCCACCAGCCAGGCTGAAAAAACTTAAAgtcaagaaggaaggaaaagatttCACGATGAAGGACATAGAAGAGAAGATGCAGGCAGTGGAGGCGTGCAGGAAG actaaagaagaagaaataagaaaaaggctACAGAGTGACCGACTTCCGGCCCCAGCCCATCATTCAGATTCAGCTGAACTGGTTGGGGAGGACATTGTGTTTGCAAAAGGACTCAAAACCGTAAGTTGTGCCGAATTTGAACCGTCTGACCTGCAGGAAGGAAAACTGCTGAAAAGGAAGAAGAGTACAAGTGAAACTACCTCTGACGATAGAAACTACAGTTACGAAAATATCGGGGCTGTGGAGTCAGACGCATCCTACAACCAAGCGGACGGCGTATTCTGA